From the Misgurnus anguillicaudatus chromosome 17, ASM2758022v2, whole genome shotgun sequence genome, one window contains:
- the c17h3orf38 gene encoding uncharacterized protein C3orf38 homolog, with protein sequence MSTLTVKEQSGCKQLLKLLSNDDLLALKDTVTNRLIDVEGTEEAIEAIITYSQDAEELLKRKKVHRDVIFKYLAIEGVAMLPNADKHQLIRRTLEFWSSGEVSGKSTTVSSHNIGDGLSDITALGKQFCQWFFSILNSQNPTYGEPVQEWGAQHFWLDVRLRLLLCTGEQRLDEFNGAELVSQRLHALVGQERLLFCPNLEGHGLKCISSPHGLVLVAVAGTIHRDNACLGIFEQVFGLIRSPLDNNHWKIKFVNVKVEPQSGITDRDLPIITYDSNQLLSLCD encoded by the exons ATGTCAACGTTGACAGTAAAAGAACAAAGTGGCTGTAAACAACTGTTGAAATTGTTATCCAATGATGACTTGTTGGCTCTTAAAGATACAGTAACAAATCGACTGATCGATGTAGAAGGTACAGAAG aaGCCATTGAGGCCATCATAACTTACTCCCAGGATGCCGAAGAGCTACTAAAGAGAAAAAAGGTCCATCGTGATGTCATTTTTAAGTATCTTGCCATTGAAGGGGTTGCCATGCTACCGAACGCTGATAAACATCAGTTGATCAGGAGGACCCTTGAGTTTTGGTCATCTGGTGAG GTGAGTGGGAAGAGCACAACTGTTTCTTCGCATAACATTGGGGATGGTCTATCAGACATAACAGCTTTGGGAAAACAGTTTTGCCAATGGTTTTTCAGCATTCTCAACTCCCAGAATCCCACATATGGTGAGCCGGTGCAGGAGTGGGGTGCTCAGCATTTCTGGCTAGATGTGAGATTGCGGCTTCTGTTATGCACCGGAGAGCAGCGTTTAGACGAGTTTAATGGAGCAGAACTGGTTAGTCAGCGGCTTCACGCTCTTGTTGGACAAGAACGTCTGCTGTTCTGCCCAAACCTGGAGGGTCATGGGTTGAAGTGTATTTCTTCACCTCATGGATTGGTGTTAGTGGCAGTAGCAGGAACCATCCACCGTGACAATGCCTGTCTTGGGATTTTTGAGCAGGTGTTTGGGCTCATACGTTCACCGCTGGACAATAATCACTGGAAGATAAAGTTTGTAAATGTGAAAGTAGAACCACAAAGTGGCATCACAGACAGAGATTTACCAATAATTACATATGATTCAAATCAGTTGCTAAGCCTTTGCGATTGA